GGGCCCTGGGCGCTGGAGCGCAAATCCGACGGTGTGTTTCTAGGCCTGTCCGGGCTCTGGTTCCCGGAGGGCTGGCTGGAGCCCGAGATCACCTGGGCGCTTTTGCCCGAGGCCCAGGGCCAGGGCTATGCCACCGAGGCTGCCCGTGCGGCGCTGCGGGCCGCGTACCACCACTTCGGCTGGCAGACGGCGGTCAGCGTGATCGCGTCGGGCAATCGGCCATCGGTCCAGGTGGCTGAGCGCCTGGGCGCCACGCTGGAGCGGAGCATCCCATTCCGCGGCGGCGAGGGCTTGGTGTACCGGCACCAAGGGCCGGCGGCGCTGGACGCCACTCTGCCGCGCTGAGCCTGCTGCCCACTGCCCACTACCTGCCGTCACATTTCGTCAAAGTCTCGGCACACAAGGGCCACGGACAAAGCCGGCCCAGTTTTTGACAATGCGTGTCCCTCATTCCTGATGCACGCTGTGGGTCCACGTCGTGGGCGACATGCGTGCGGAGACAGCACATGAAAATCCTGACCCACCACCACAAGCAGTTCG
This region of Paucibacter aquatile genomic DNA includes:
- a CDS encoding GNAT family N-acetyltransferase, producing the protein MTAPRFSNFIAAIPSFESERLRLRPFAEADFEGMARFFADPVSASYGGPCGRDEAWRKFAAYFGHWALRGYGPWALERKSDGVFLGLSGLWFPEGWLEPEITWALLPEAQGQGYATEAARAALRAAYHHFGWQTAVSVIASGNRPSVQVAERLGATLERSIPFRGGEGLVYRHQGPAALDATLPR